The Xenopus tropicalis strain Nigerian chromosome 2, UCB_Xtro_10.0, whole genome shotgun sequence genome window below encodes:
- the amer2 gene encoding APC membrane recruitment protein 2 yields MDLHYDCAESPAAEQPSGKINKTAFKLFGKRKSGSGMPTIFGVKNKGDSKGTGKIGMVRSKTLDGLADVVLESNKKEEPCTEAGAGQLNPEKSPKVLTINADVSSNSSVAKSHSFFSLLKKNGKSENVRGEQAEQKAGSRQKRGLKGLFNSMRWSKKDKSYKDDKEGASESQPGLILPSSLTASLECIKEETQKPLCEKGKSTEDIPADVPLAEHSGDVNTSAEENSLKASEESPCSALITEQPQLEDAPLAQLQENLCQLPQPEVETLQNNKDEHVTGCGDVIADQDDDGGSSMGSKLVPGNGKKVMSKKNTNIVAYQGGGEEMASPEQVDETYVQELFSMIPPSEGASEKTEKVNGTTQASREVKCSDSAQDRNAIKPSKLKQVPVYRKERGDQNSKANEKRQCLRNSDEGYWDSPTPGQEEEEPRSVGKQALARDSCSGDALYDLYTDPDESIAKAQVEEPPLSHSHSKPLSPVTTSCPVKTASSNKESKIPISIKHLPVHTTNQGTDSSSGSATGHPHPVKSELPRTKIPVSKVLVRRVSNKAITETAAGKRAIHDPARKHH; encoded by the exons ATGGACTTACATTATGATTGTGCCGAGTCCCCAGCAGCCGAGCAGCCATCAGGGAAAATTAATAAGACTGCCTTTAAATTATTTGGCAAGAGGAAATCTGGCAGTGGCATGCCCACCATATTCGGTGTGAAAAACAAGGGTGACAGCAAAGGCACTGGCAAAATAGGAATGGTACGGAGCAAGACCCTGGATGGATTGGCTGATGTCGTGCTGGAAAGCAACAAGAAAGAGGAGCCGTGCACCGAAGCCGGGGCTGGTCAGCTGAACCCCGAAAAAAGCCCCAAGGTTTTAACAATAAACGCAGATGTTTCATCCAACAGCTCCGTGGCCAAGTCACACAGCTTCTTCTCTCTGCTGAAAAAGAATGGGAAATCTGAGAATGTCAGAGGAGAGCAGGCAGAGCAGAAAGCTGGCAGCAGACAAAAGAGAGGACTGAAGGGGCTGTTTAACAGCATGAGATGGAGTAAAAAAGATAAAAGCTATAAGGACGACAAAGAAGGGGCTTCGGAAAGCCAGCCTGGCCTAATTTTGCCCAGCTCGTTGACTGCTAGCTTGGAATGCATTAAGGAGGAAACACAAAAACCtttgtgtgaaaagggaaaaagcaCAGAGGATATTCCAGCTGATGTACCCTTGGCAGAGCACAGTGGGGACGTAAACACCTCAGCAGAGGAGAATTCCCTAAAGGCAAGTGAGGAATCTCCCTGCTCAGCACTCATTACTGAACAACCCCAGCTAGAGGATGCCCCACTCGCCCAGCTCCAGGAGAACCTTTGCCAGCTGCCCCAGCCAGAGGTGGAGACCCTCCAGAATAACAAAGATGAACACGTAACAG GATGCGGAGATGTTATTGCTGACCAAGATGATGATGGAGGGAGCAGCATGGGGTCAAAGTTGGTGCCAGGTAATGGCAAGAAAGTCATGTCCAAGAAGAACACAAATATTGTTGCCTACCAGGGCGGAGGGGAGGAGATGGCCAGCCCAGAGCAAGTGGATGAGACTTATGTCCAAGAACTTTTCAGTATGATACCTCCTTCAGAGGGGGCAAGTGAAAAAACAGAAAAGGTCAATGGCACTACACAGGCCTCAAGGGAGGTCAAATGCAGTGACAGTGCCCAGGATAGAAATGCTATCAAGCCAAGCAAGTTAAAGCAGGTGCCCGTTTATCGCAAAGAGCGGGGAGATCAAAACAGCAAAGCAAATGAGAAGCGACAGTGTCTACGCAACAGTGATGAGGGTTACTGGGATTCACCAACGCCAGGTCAAGAAGAAGAAGAGCCCAGGAGTGTGGGAAAACAAGCCCTTGCCAGAGACAGCTGTAGCGGAGATGCCCTGTATGACCTATATACAGATCCTGATGAAAGCATAGCCAAAGCACAGGTGGAGGAACCCCCACTCAGCCATTCCCACTCCAAACCCCTATCTCCTGTAACCACATCATGCCCAGTAAAAACAGCCAGCTCCAACAAAGAATCCAAGATCCCCATCAGCATTAAACATCTGCCCGTTCACACTACAAACCAGGGGACTGACAGTAGCAGTGGCTCTGCCACTGGGCATCCACATCCGGTGAAAAGTGAACTACCCAGAACCAAAATCCCAGTCTCCAAGGTACTGGTACGGAGGGTCAGTAATAAGGCCATAACAGAGACAGCAGCAGGTAAAAGAGCCATCCATGATCCTGCCAGAAAACATCACTGA